Proteins encoded by one window of Vespula pensylvanica isolate Volc-1 chromosome 6, ASM1446617v1, whole genome shotgun sequence:
- the LOC122629812 gene encoding adenosylhomocysteinase-like 1 isoform X2, whose product MADGGDTLNTLSGKEARNTVSDGPVTDPASSTKSLEASNNAFHGPRTKLDTKSGALKKSSRYRSRSLSASSTDSYSSGSSSDEDDVSPREKIQKTEKGFTDFCVRNINQHAFGRREIEIAEQEMPGIMALRKRAADDRPLKNAKIVGCTHINAQTAVLIETLVELGAQVRWAACNIYSTQNEVAAALAHTGYPIFAWRGETEEDFWWCIDKCVAAENWQPNMILDDGGDATHLMLKKYNAMFKMIQGIVEESVTGVHRLYQLSKAGKLSVPAMNVNDSVTKTKFDNLYSCRESIIDSLKRSTDVMFGGKQVVICGYGEVGKGCCQALKGLGCIVYITEIDPICALQASMDGFRVMKLNEVIRNVDIVITATGNKNVVTREHMDKMKNGCVVCNMGHSNTEIDINSLRTPDLTWEKVRSQVDHVIWPDGKRIVLLAEGRLVNLSCSSIPSFVVSITAATQALALIELFNAPPGRYKSDVYLLPKKMDEYVASLHLPTFDAHLTELTDEQAKYMGLNKAGPFKPSYYRY is encoded by the exons GATACTAAATCTGGGGCTTTAAAGAAGTCTAGTCGCTATCGCAGCCGCTCCTTATCTGCTAGCAGCACTGACAGTTACAGTTCTg GAAGTTCATCAGATGAAGATGATGTATCACCACGTGAGAAGATtcaaaagacagaaaaaggcTTTACTGACTTCTGTGTGCGGAATATCAATCAGCATGCCTTTGGGCGCAGAGAAATTGAAATTGCAGAACAAGAAATGCCAGGAATCATGGCACTTCGTAAGCGTGCAGCAGATGATAGg CCATTGAAGAATGCTAAAATTGTGGGATGTACTCATATTAATGCCCAAACAGCAGTTTTGATTGAAACCTTAGTAGAACTTGGAGCACAAGTACGATGGGCTgcatgtaatatttattctacACAAAATGAAGTAGCAGCTGCTTTAGCTCATACTGGATATCCAATTTTTGCTTGGCGGGGTGAAACAGAAGAGGACTTTTGGTGGTGTATTGATAAGTGTGTTGCAGCTGAAAATTGGCAACCAAATATGATATTGGATGATGGAGGAGATGCAACGCATTTGATgcttaaaaaatacaatgccATGTTTAAAATGATTCAAG GTATTGTTGAAGAGAGTGTTACAGGCGTCCATAGATTGTATCAATTGTCCAAGGCAGGCAAATTATCCGTCCCTGCAATGAATGTAAATGATAGTGTTACAAAGACCAAATTTGATAATCTTTATAGTTGCCGGGAAAGTATTATTGATAG TTTAAAGAGATCCACAGACGTTATGTTTGGAGGAAAACAAGTTGTAATTTGTGGTTATGGAGAAGTTGGCAAAGGATGTTGTCAAGCTCTTAAAGGATTGGGTTGTATTGTATACATTACTGAAATTGATCCAATTTGTGCATTACAAGCtag tATGGATGGGTTTAGAGTAATGAAGCTAAATGAAGTGATTAGAAATGTCGACATTGTTATTACTGCCACAGGCAATAAAAATGTAGTTACTCGGGAACACATGGATAAGATGAAAAATGGATGTGTAGTATGCAATATGGGACATAGTAATACAGAAATAGATATT AACAGTTTACGCACTCCTGATTTAACTTGGGAAAAAGTAAGATCTCAAGTGGACCATGTAATCTGGCCAGATGGAAAGCGTATCGTCCTCCTAGCGGAAGGTCGTTTGGTCAACTTGTCTTGTTCCAGTATACCTTCTTTTGTAGTCTCCATTACAGCTGCTACACAAGCACTGGCTCTCATCGAACTGTTTAATGCTCCGCCAGGCCGTTACAAGAGTGATGTTTACTTGCTTCCTAAAAAAATGg ATGAATACGTCGCTTCATTACACTTACCAACATTTGATGCACATTTAACAGAATTAACAGATGAGCAAGCAAAATACATGGGTCTGAATAAGGCTGGACCTTTTAAGCCCAGTTATTATCg cTACTAA
- the LOC122629812 gene encoding adenosylhomocysteinase-like 1 isoform X5 — protein sequence MADGGDTLNTLSGKEARNTVSDGPVTDPASSTKDTKSGALKKSSRYRSRSLSASSTDSYSSGSSSDEDDVSPREKIQKTEKGFTDFCVRNINQHAFGRREIEIAEQEMPGIMALRKRAADDRPLKNAKIVGCTHINAQTAVLIETLVELGAQVRWAACNIYSTQNEVAAALAHTGYPIFAWRGETEEDFWWCIDKCVAAENWQPNMILDDGGDATHLMLKKYNAMFKMIQGIVEESVTGVHRLYQLSKAGKLSVPAMNVNDSVTKTKFDNLYSCRESIIDSLKRSTDVMFGGKQVVICGYGEVGKGCCQALKGLGCIVYITEIDPICALQASMDGFRVMKLNEVIRNVDIVITATGNKNVVTREHMDKMKNGCVVCNMGHSNTEIDINSLRTPDLTWEKVRSQVDHVIWPDGKRIVLLAEGRLVNLSCSSIPSFVVSITAATQALALIELFNAPPGRYKSDVYLLPKKMDEYVASLHLPTFDAHLTELTDEQAKYMGLNKAGPFKPSYYRY from the exons GATACTAAATCTGGGGCTTTAAAGAAGTCTAGTCGCTATCGCAGCCGCTCCTTATCTGCTAGCAGCACTGACAGTTACAGTTCTg GAAGTTCATCAGATGAAGATGATGTATCACCACGTGAGAAGATtcaaaagacagaaaaaggcTTTACTGACTTCTGTGTGCGGAATATCAATCAGCATGCCTTTGGGCGCAGAGAAATTGAAATTGCAGAACAAGAAATGCCAGGAATCATGGCACTTCGTAAGCGTGCAGCAGATGATAGg CCATTGAAGAATGCTAAAATTGTGGGATGTACTCATATTAATGCCCAAACAGCAGTTTTGATTGAAACCTTAGTAGAACTTGGAGCACAAGTACGATGGGCTgcatgtaatatttattctacACAAAATGAAGTAGCAGCTGCTTTAGCTCATACTGGATATCCAATTTTTGCTTGGCGGGGTGAAACAGAAGAGGACTTTTGGTGGTGTATTGATAAGTGTGTTGCAGCTGAAAATTGGCAACCAAATATGATATTGGATGATGGAGGAGATGCAACGCATTTGATgcttaaaaaatacaatgccATGTTTAAAATGATTCAAG GTATTGTTGAAGAGAGTGTTACAGGCGTCCATAGATTGTATCAATTGTCCAAGGCAGGCAAATTATCCGTCCCTGCAATGAATGTAAATGATAGTGTTACAAAGACCAAATTTGATAATCTTTATAGTTGCCGGGAAAGTATTATTGATAG TTTAAAGAGATCCACAGACGTTATGTTTGGAGGAAAACAAGTTGTAATTTGTGGTTATGGAGAAGTTGGCAAAGGATGTTGTCAAGCTCTTAAAGGATTGGGTTGTATTGTATACATTACTGAAATTGATCCAATTTGTGCATTACAAGCtag tATGGATGGGTTTAGAGTAATGAAGCTAAATGAAGTGATTAGAAATGTCGACATTGTTATTACTGCCACAGGCAATAAAAATGTAGTTACTCGGGAACACATGGATAAGATGAAAAATGGATGTGTAGTATGCAATATGGGACATAGTAATACAGAAATAGATATT AACAGTTTACGCACTCCTGATTTAACTTGGGAAAAAGTAAGATCTCAAGTGGACCATGTAATCTGGCCAGATGGAAAGCGTATCGTCCTCCTAGCGGAAGGTCGTTTGGTCAACTTGTCTTGTTCCAGTATACCTTCTTTTGTAGTCTCCATTACAGCTGCTACACAAGCACTGGCTCTCATCGAACTGTTTAATGCTCCGCCAGGCCGTTACAAGAGTGATGTTTACTTGCTTCCTAAAAAAATGg ATGAATACGTCGCTTCATTACACTTACCAACATTTGATGCACATTTAACAGAATTAACAGATGAGCAAGCAAAATACATGGGTCTGAATAAGGCTGGACCTTTTAAGCCCAGTTATTATCg cTACTAA
- the LOC122629812 gene encoding adenosylhomocysteinase-like 1 isoform X3, with translation MADGGDTLNTLSGKEARNTVSDGPVTDPASSTKDTKSGALKKSSRYRSRSLSASSTDSYSSASYTGSSSDEDDVSPREKIQKTEKGFTDFCVRNINQHAFGRREIEIAEQEMPGIMALRKRAADDRPLKNAKIVGCTHINAQTAVLIETLVELGAQVRWAACNIYSTQNEVAAALAHTGYPIFAWRGETEEDFWWCIDKCVAAENWQPNMILDDGGDATHLMLKKYNAMFKMIQGIVEESVTGVHRLYQLSKAGKLSVPAMNVNDSVTKTKFDNLYSCRESIIDSLKRSTDVMFGGKQVVICGYGEVGKGCCQALKGLGCIVYITEIDPICALQASMDGFRVMKLNEVIRNVDIVITATGNKNVVTREHMDKMKNGCVVCNMGHSNTEIDINSLRTPDLTWEKVRSQVDHVIWPDGKRIVLLAEGRLVNLSCSSIPSFVVSITAATQALALIELFNAPPGRYKSDVYLLPKKMDEYVASLHLPTFDAHLTELTDEQAKYMGLNKAGPFKPSYYRY, from the exons GATACTAAATCTGGGGCTTTAAAGAAGTCTAGTCGCTATCGCAGCCGCTCCTTATCTGCTAGCAGCACTGACAGTTACAGTTCTg CATCTTATACAGGAAGTTCATCAGATGAAGATGATGTATCACCACGTGAGAAGATtcaaaagacagaaaaaggcTTTACTGACTTCTGTGTGCGGAATATCAATCAGCATGCCTTTGGGCGCAGAGAAATTGAAATTGCAGAACAAGAAATGCCAGGAATCATGGCACTTCGTAAGCGTGCAGCAGATGATAGg CCATTGAAGAATGCTAAAATTGTGGGATGTACTCATATTAATGCCCAAACAGCAGTTTTGATTGAAACCTTAGTAGAACTTGGAGCACAAGTACGATGGGCTgcatgtaatatttattctacACAAAATGAAGTAGCAGCTGCTTTAGCTCATACTGGATATCCAATTTTTGCTTGGCGGGGTGAAACAGAAGAGGACTTTTGGTGGTGTATTGATAAGTGTGTTGCAGCTGAAAATTGGCAACCAAATATGATATTGGATGATGGAGGAGATGCAACGCATTTGATgcttaaaaaatacaatgccATGTTTAAAATGATTCAAG GTATTGTTGAAGAGAGTGTTACAGGCGTCCATAGATTGTATCAATTGTCCAAGGCAGGCAAATTATCCGTCCCTGCAATGAATGTAAATGATAGTGTTACAAAGACCAAATTTGATAATCTTTATAGTTGCCGGGAAAGTATTATTGATAG TTTAAAGAGATCCACAGACGTTATGTTTGGAGGAAAACAAGTTGTAATTTGTGGTTATGGAGAAGTTGGCAAAGGATGTTGTCAAGCTCTTAAAGGATTGGGTTGTATTGTATACATTACTGAAATTGATCCAATTTGTGCATTACAAGCtag tATGGATGGGTTTAGAGTAATGAAGCTAAATGAAGTGATTAGAAATGTCGACATTGTTATTACTGCCACAGGCAATAAAAATGTAGTTACTCGGGAACACATGGATAAGATGAAAAATGGATGTGTAGTATGCAATATGGGACATAGTAATACAGAAATAGATATT AACAGTTTACGCACTCCTGATTTAACTTGGGAAAAAGTAAGATCTCAAGTGGACCATGTAATCTGGCCAGATGGAAAGCGTATCGTCCTCCTAGCGGAAGGTCGTTTGGTCAACTTGTCTTGTTCCAGTATACCTTCTTTTGTAGTCTCCATTACAGCTGCTACACAAGCACTGGCTCTCATCGAACTGTTTAATGCTCCGCCAGGCCGTTACAAGAGTGATGTTTACTTGCTTCCTAAAAAAATGg ATGAATACGTCGCTTCATTACACTTACCAACATTTGATGCACATTTAACAGAATTAACAGATGAGCAAGCAAAATACATGGGTCTGAATAAGGCTGGACCTTTTAAGCCCAGTTATTATCg cTACTAA
- the LOC122629812 gene encoding adenosylhomocysteinase-like 1 isoform X1: protein MADGGDTLNTLSGKEARNTVSDGPVTDPASSTKSLEASNNAFHGPRTKLDTKSGALKKSSRYRSRSLSASSTDSYSSASYTGSSSDEDDVSPREKIQKTEKGFTDFCVRNINQHAFGRREIEIAEQEMPGIMALRKRAADDRPLKNAKIVGCTHINAQTAVLIETLVELGAQVRWAACNIYSTQNEVAAALAHTGYPIFAWRGETEEDFWWCIDKCVAAENWQPNMILDDGGDATHLMLKKYNAMFKMIQGIVEESVTGVHRLYQLSKAGKLSVPAMNVNDSVTKTKFDNLYSCRESIIDSLKRSTDVMFGGKQVVICGYGEVGKGCCQALKGLGCIVYITEIDPICALQASMDGFRVMKLNEVIRNVDIVITATGNKNVVTREHMDKMKNGCVVCNMGHSNTEIDINSLRTPDLTWEKVRSQVDHVIWPDGKRIVLLAEGRLVNLSCSSIPSFVVSITAATQALALIELFNAPPGRYKSDVYLLPKKMDEYVASLHLPTFDAHLTELTDEQAKYMGLNKAGPFKPSYYRY, encoded by the exons GATACTAAATCTGGGGCTTTAAAGAAGTCTAGTCGCTATCGCAGCCGCTCCTTATCTGCTAGCAGCACTGACAGTTACAGTTCTg CATCTTATACAGGAAGTTCATCAGATGAAGATGATGTATCACCACGTGAGAAGATtcaaaagacagaaaaaggcTTTACTGACTTCTGTGTGCGGAATATCAATCAGCATGCCTTTGGGCGCAGAGAAATTGAAATTGCAGAACAAGAAATGCCAGGAATCATGGCACTTCGTAAGCGTGCAGCAGATGATAGg CCATTGAAGAATGCTAAAATTGTGGGATGTACTCATATTAATGCCCAAACAGCAGTTTTGATTGAAACCTTAGTAGAACTTGGAGCACAAGTACGATGGGCTgcatgtaatatttattctacACAAAATGAAGTAGCAGCTGCTTTAGCTCATACTGGATATCCAATTTTTGCTTGGCGGGGTGAAACAGAAGAGGACTTTTGGTGGTGTATTGATAAGTGTGTTGCAGCTGAAAATTGGCAACCAAATATGATATTGGATGATGGAGGAGATGCAACGCATTTGATgcttaaaaaatacaatgccATGTTTAAAATGATTCAAG GTATTGTTGAAGAGAGTGTTACAGGCGTCCATAGATTGTATCAATTGTCCAAGGCAGGCAAATTATCCGTCCCTGCAATGAATGTAAATGATAGTGTTACAAAGACCAAATTTGATAATCTTTATAGTTGCCGGGAAAGTATTATTGATAG TTTAAAGAGATCCACAGACGTTATGTTTGGAGGAAAACAAGTTGTAATTTGTGGTTATGGAGAAGTTGGCAAAGGATGTTGTCAAGCTCTTAAAGGATTGGGTTGTATTGTATACATTACTGAAATTGATCCAATTTGTGCATTACAAGCtag tATGGATGGGTTTAGAGTAATGAAGCTAAATGAAGTGATTAGAAATGTCGACATTGTTATTACTGCCACAGGCAATAAAAATGTAGTTACTCGGGAACACATGGATAAGATGAAAAATGGATGTGTAGTATGCAATATGGGACATAGTAATACAGAAATAGATATT AACAGTTTACGCACTCCTGATTTAACTTGGGAAAAAGTAAGATCTCAAGTGGACCATGTAATCTGGCCAGATGGAAAGCGTATCGTCCTCCTAGCGGAAGGTCGTTTGGTCAACTTGTCTTGTTCCAGTATACCTTCTTTTGTAGTCTCCATTACAGCTGCTACACAAGCACTGGCTCTCATCGAACTGTTTAATGCTCCGCCAGGCCGTTACAAGAGTGATGTTTACTTGCTTCCTAAAAAAATGg ATGAATACGTCGCTTCATTACACTTACCAACATTTGATGCACATTTAACAGAATTAACAGATGAGCAAGCAAAATACATGGGTCTGAATAAGGCTGGACCTTTTAAGCCCAGTTATTATCg cTACTAA
- the LOC122629812 gene encoding adenosylhomocysteinase-like 1 isoform X4 has protein sequence MEMSEKKLSESKQDLNISLEASNNAFHGPRTKLDTKSGALKKSSRYRSRSLSASSTDSYSSASYTGSSSDEDDVSPREKIQKTEKGFTDFCVRNINQHAFGRREIEIAEQEMPGIMALRKRAADDRPLKNAKIVGCTHINAQTAVLIETLVELGAQVRWAACNIYSTQNEVAAALAHTGYPIFAWRGETEEDFWWCIDKCVAAENWQPNMILDDGGDATHLMLKKYNAMFKMIQGIVEESVTGVHRLYQLSKAGKLSVPAMNVNDSVTKTKFDNLYSCRESIIDSLKRSTDVMFGGKQVVICGYGEVGKGCCQALKGLGCIVYITEIDPICALQASMDGFRVMKLNEVIRNVDIVITATGNKNVVTREHMDKMKNGCVVCNMGHSNTEIDINSLRTPDLTWEKVRSQVDHVIWPDGKRIVLLAEGRLVNLSCSSIPSFVVSITAATQALALIELFNAPPGRYKSDVYLLPKKMDEYVASLHLPTFDAHLTELTDEQAKYMGLNKAGPFKPSYYRY, from the exons GATACTAAATCTGGGGCTTTAAAGAAGTCTAGTCGCTATCGCAGCCGCTCCTTATCTGCTAGCAGCACTGACAGTTACAGTTCTg CATCTTATACAGGAAGTTCATCAGATGAAGATGATGTATCACCACGTGAGAAGATtcaaaagacagaaaaaggcTTTACTGACTTCTGTGTGCGGAATATCAATCAGCATGCCTTTGGGCGCAGAGAAATTGAAATTGCAGAACAAGAAATGCCAGGAATCATGGCACTTCGTAAGCGTGCAGCAGATGATAGg CCATTGAAGAATGCTAAAATTGTGGGATGTACTCATATTAATGCCCAAACAGCAGTTTTGATTGAAACCTTAGTAGAACTTGGAGCACAAGTACGATGGGCTgcatgtaatatttattctacACAAAATGAAGTAGCAGCTGCTTTAGCTCATACTGGATATCCAATTTTTGCTTGGCGGGGTGAAACAGAAGAGGACTTTTGGTGGTGTATTGATAAGTGTGTTGCAGCTGAAAATTGGCAACCAAATATGATATTGGATGATGGAGGAGATGCAACGCATTTGATgcttaaaaaatacaatgccATGTTTAAAATGATTCAAG GTATTGTTGAAGAGAGTGTTACAGGCGTCCATAGATTGTATCAATTGTCCAAGGCAGGCAAATTATCCGTCCCTGCAATGAATGTAAATGATAGTGTTACAAAGACCAAATTTGATAATCTTTATAGTTGCCGGGAAAGTATTATTGATAG TTTAAAGAGATCCACAGACGTTATGTTTGGAGGAAAACAAGTTGTAATTTGTGGTTATGGAGAAGTTGGCAAAGGATGTTGTCAAGCTCTTAAAGGATTGGGTTGTATTGTATACATTACTGAAATTGATCCAATTTGTGCATTACAAGCtag tATGGATGGGTTTAGAGTAATGAAGCTAAATGAAGTGATTAGAAATGTCGACATTGTTATTACTGCCACAGGCAATAAAAATGTAGTTACTCGGGAACACATGGATAAGATGAAAAATGGATGTGTAGTATGCAATATGGGACATAGTAATACAGAAATAGATATT AACAGTTTACGCACTCCTGATTTAACTTGGGAAAAAGTAAGATCTCAAGTGGACCATGTAATCTGGCCAGATGGAAAGCGTATCGTCCTCCTAGCGGAAGGTCGTTTGGTCAACTTGTCTTGTTCCAGTATACCTTCTTTTGTAGTCTCCATTACAGCTGCTACACAAGCACTGGCTCTCATCGAACTGTTTAATGCTCCGCCAGGCCGTTACAAGAGTGATGTTTACTTGCTTCCTAAAAAAATGg ATGAATACGTCGCTTCATTACACTTACCAACATTTGATGCACATTTAACAGAATTAACAGATGAGCAAGCAAAATACATGGGTCTGAATAAGGCTGGACCTTTTAAGCCCAGTTATTATCg cTACTAA